One Paramisgurnus dabryanus chromosome 10, PD_genome_1.1, whole genome shotgun sequence genomic region harbors:
- the synj1 gene encoding synaptojanin-1 isoform X4, translated as MAFSKGYRIYHKLDPPPYSVIVETRNQEECLMFESGAVAVLSAVEKETIKSAYTKMLDAYGILGVLRLNLGDSMLHSLVVVTGCSSVGKIQESEVFRVTGTDFVSLKNDPTDEDRIADVRKILNSGNFYFAWSSTGVSLDLSLNAHRRIREDISDNRFFWNQSLHLHLKHYGVNCDDWLLRLMCGGVEIRTIYAGHKQAKACVISRLSSERAGTRFNVRGTNDDGQVANFVETEQAIFLDDKVSSFIQIRGSIPLFWEQPGLQVGSHRVKLSRGFEANAPAFERHFSALRRLYGKQVIINLLGMKEGEHMLSKAFQSHLKASEHANAVKMLNFDYHQMVKGGKTDKLTTVLKPQISKFLEECGFFSHSTESGIQRCQAGTIRSNCLDCLDRTNSVQAFIALEMLPKQLEDMGLTEKPQLVARFQEVFRTMWSTNGDSISKIYAGTGALDGKAKGGKLKDGARSVTRTIQNNFFDSSKQEAIDVLRLGSTLNSDLADKARALLTTSSLYVSEPILQSASPRVLLGMCQNHYKYTRPKKIRVCVGTWNVNGGKQFRSIAFRNHTLNDWLLDAPKKAGHPEFQDSKSNPVDIFAIGFEEMVELNAGNIVSASTTNQKLWAAELQKNISRDQRYVLLASEQLVGVCLFIFIRPQHAPFIRDVAVDTVKTGMGGATGNKGGVAIRMLFHTTSICFVCSHFAAGQSQVKERNDDYNEIARKLSFPMGRLLYSHDYVFWCGDFNYRISLPNEEVKELIKQQNWEALVGGDQLVEQKNAGQVFRGFIEGKLDFAPTYKYDLFSEDYDTSEKCRTPAWTDRVLWKRRKWNFDKTAEEMELNVVGASVNEEDPYPWSPGDLKYYGRAELKTSDHRPVVAIIDMDVLEVDPEARHQVYKEVIAHQGPPDGTILVSLCSSGPDDYFDDALIDDLLDKFANFGEVILIRFVEEKMWVTFLEGYSALAALSLSASTVNGKTIDIRLRSSGWIKSLEEEMSVERICGSIPTSSSSTLLAENSEMGEEFDMEGDVDEEVEDILQQNLQPGVGSEPGVSPTPSPRGSPCPSPTQGEPAPPIRPSRAPPRTAGPPQGSPVEYQPAGAPSYQTLEPKRPPPPRPNIPPARPAPPQRPPPPSARGQATGSAPGGTPRPIPPRAGVISVPPQARPPPPSHPGAPRPTAEVHPGAPRPTSDNHPGAPRPEPQSKPADLPLGPPPTLPGPMRPQMISPMQPQPISPMQPSVQAQVPPPIQSQLPPPMQPTFPTPLVPQAAGPAQASSTGASASPQPGLASPKPPPRSRSTHGLPPEATPPSTPATASQAKNMNGVQNEAQWKPDPFDLLYTQSLLQNLSSSTSLPRSSSSSTFLSSSSTFSASLPRSSSSSATFSSSSSTLSSSLSLFSSLQNPSSASDTSSAQCLLPPPIPSRSRSQETLRCSPNPFLADPHPRPSSTNPFTGNSTSSPQRSLTPVFYIQQDAEPSKPGLNRAMSAMVHSSILPPSVSRQQSLGPAVAPAPPKQTQNWVTFDDDSNFLPSRKAPAAGAPLPPASTSLAFPQPPSSLPRSGFDTDSNWASLSNSAFPAIPPPNPNRTNTSIRNAPSRNEFTGR; from the exons ATGGCTTTCAGCAAAGGTTATCGTATTTATCATAAACTGGACCCACCTCCATACAGTGTGATTGTGGAAACCAGAAATCAAGAAGAATGCCTGATGTTTGAGTCTGGAGCCGTCGCCGTTCTCT CGGCAGTAGAGAAGGAGACCATCAAATCAGCATACACCAAGATGTTGGATGCGTATGGGATCCTGGGAGTTCTTCGTCTCAACCTTG GGGATTCAATGCTACACAGCCTGGTGGTCGTAACAGGCTGTAGTTCTGTTGGAAAAATCCAAGAATCCGAAGTCTTTCGAGTGACTGGAACAGACTTCGTCTCTCTTAAGAACGACCCCACAGATGAGGACCGGATCGCGGACGTCAGAAAAATCTTAAATTCCGGCAACTTCTATTTTGCATGGTCCTCCACCGGAGTGAGTTTGGACCTTAGCTTGAACGCACACCGTAGAATCCGAGAAGACATATCCGACAACCGCTTTTTCTG GAATCAGTCCCTGCACCTGCATCTCAAACATTACGGAGTGAACTGTGATGATTGGTTGTTGAGGTTGATGTGTGGTGGGGTGGAGATCCGTACTATCTACGCTGGGCACAAGCAGGCCAAAGCTTGCGTAATCTCTCGGCTTAGCTCGGAGAGAGCGGGCACGCGTTTCAACGTCCGGGGGACGAATGACGATGGCCAGGTGGCCAACTTTGTGGAGACTGAACAG GCTATTTTTCTTGACGACAAGGTGTCATCCTTCATTCAGATCCGAGGGTCAATACCTCTGTTCTGGGAGCAGCCGGGTCTTCAG GTTGGTTCTCACCGTGTTAAGCTGTCCCGTGGTTTTGAAGCAAACGCGCCGGCTTTTGAAAG ACATTTCAGTGCTTTGAGGAGGCTGTACGGCAAACAGGTGATCATCAACCTGCTGGGTATGAAGGAGGGTGAGCACATGCTCAGCAAAGCATTCCAG AGTCACCTAAAAGCTTCAGAACACGCCAACGCTGTGAAAATGTTGAACTTCGACTATCATCAAATGGTTAAAGGTGGGAAGACAGACAAGCTCACCACTGTTCTGAAACCTCAGATCAGCAAGTTTCTGGAGGAATGTGGTTTCTTTAGCCATTCAACAGAGTCCGGCATTCAGAG GTGCCAAGCGGGAACCATCCGTTCCAATTGTCTAGACTGCTTGGATAGGACGAACAGCGTCCAGGCCTTCATTGCACTGGAG ATGCTTCCAAAACAGTTGGAAGACATGGGACTGACTGAGAAGCCTCAGTTGGTGGCACGGTTTCAGGAGGTCTTCCGAACCATGTGGTCCACCAATGGAGACTCCATCAGCAAGATCTACGCAGGCACCGGTGCTCTGGATGGCAAGGCTAAG GGTGGAAAGCTGAAAGACGGTGCTCGTTCTGTCACCAGAACCATCCAGAACAACTTCTTTGACAGCTCTAAGCAGGAAGCCATTGACGTACTGAGACTGGGCAGCACCCTTAACAGTGACCTTGCAGATAAAGCACGAGCCCTTCTCACAACCAGCAGCCTGTATG TCTCTGAGCCAATTTTACAGTCAG CTTCTCCTAGGGTGCTGTTGGGTATGTGTCAGAACCACTACAAATACACCCGACCCAAGAAGATCAGAGTGTGCGTGGGCACTTGGAACGTAAATGGTGGCAAGCAGTTTCGTAGCATTGCGTTTCGTAACCACACCCTCAATGACTGGCTTCTGGACGCCCCTAAAAAAGCTGGTCACCCAGAATTTCAAG ATAGCAAATCTAACCCCGTGGACATATTCGCTATCGGCTTTGAGGAAATGGTGGAGCTGAATGCAGGCAATATTGTCAGCGCAAG CACCACCAATCAAAAGCTGTGGGCCGCTGAGCTACAGAAGAACATCTCACGGGATCAGAGATATGTGCTGCTGGCCTCAGAGCAGCTGGTGGGTGTGTGTCTGTTCATCTTCATACGCCCTCAGCATGCACCTTTCATCAG GGATGTTGCGGTTGATACTGTAAAGACCGGAATGGGCGGTGCCACTGGTAATAAAGGGGGTGTGGCCATCCGGATGCTCTTCCACACCACCAGCATCTGCTTCGTGTGCTCGCACTTTGCTGCTGGCCAATCACAGGTCAAGGAGAGGAATGATGACTACAACGAGATTGCACGCAAGCTCTCCTTCCCCATG gGTCGTCTGCTGTACTCCCATGATTACGTATTCTGGTGTGGAGATTTTAACTACCGGATAAGTCTGCCCAATGAAGAGGTAAAGGAGCTGATTAAACAGCAGAATTGGGAAGCTCTGGTCGGTGGAGATCAATTGGTGGAGCAGAAGAATGCTGGACAG GTGTTTAGGGGTTTCATTGAAGGAAAGCTAGATTTTGCTCCCACCTACAAATATGACCTGTTTTCTGAGGACTACGACACCAGTGAGAAGTGCCGCACACCTGCCTGGACCGACCGTGTGCTTTGGAAGAGAAGAAAGTGGAACTTTGATAAAACCG CAGAAGAGATGGAGTTGAATGTAGTCGGAGCTTCAGTGAATGAGGAAGATCCGTACCCATGGAGCCCTGGAGATCTAAAGTACTATGGTAGAGCAGAGCTAAAGACCTCTGATCACAG GCCTGTGGTGGCCATCATAGACATGGATGTGCTAGAGGTGGATCCAGAGGCCAGACATCAGGTGTATAAGGAAGTGATCGCCCATCAGGGTCCACCTGATGGCACTATCCTTGTCTCTCTCTGCTCATCTGGTCCCGATGACTATTTCGATGATGCTTTGATTGACGACCTGCTGGACAAGTTTGCCAACTTCGGGGAGGTCATTCTTATCAG GTTTGTTGAGGAGAAAATGTGGGTGACGTTTTTGGAGGGCTACTCTGCGCTGGCTGCTCTGTCTTTGAGCGCCTCTACT GTAAATGGAAAGACCATAGACATCCGTCTGAGGAGTTCTGGTTGGATAAAGAGTCTTGAAGAGGAAATGAGTGTGGAGAGAATCTGTGGCAGTATTCCGACATCCAGCAGCTCTACCCTGCTAGCGGAAAACTCTGAGATGGGAGAGGAGTTTGACATGGAAG GTGACGTGGACGAGGAGGTTGAAGATATCTTACAACAGAACCTACAGCCTGGAGTGGGCAGTGAGCCGGGTGTGTCCCCCACCCCATCCCCTCGCGGCAGCCCTTGCCCCTCTCCCACCCAAGGAGAGCCTGCTCCTCCAATCCGGCCCAGCAGAGCCCCTCCACGCACAGCCGGACCACCACAGG GTTCTCCTGTTGAATATCAGCCGGCTGGAGCGCCTTCATATCAGACACTGGAGCCAAAACGCCCACCTCCACCTCGCCCTAATATCCCACCAGCCCGACCTGCACCCCCACAACGACCACCACCACCCTCAG CTCGAGGTCAAGCCACTGGATCAGCACCTGGTGGTACCCCAAGGCCG ATCCCACCCAGAGCAGGAGTCATCAGTGTTCCTCCTCAAGCCAGACCTCCGCCTCCTTCTCATCCTGGAGCCCCCAGACCCACAGCAGAGGTGCATCCTGGAGCCCCTCGTCCCACATCTGATAATCACCCTGGAGCACCAAGGCCCGAACCCCAGAGCAAACCAGCTGATCTGCCTCTGG GTCCTCCCCCGACACTGCCAGGTCCCATGAGACCTCAGATGATATCACCCATGCAACCTCAGCCCATCTCTCCAATGCAGCCATCGGTTCAAGCCCAGGTGCCCCCACCCATTCAATCCCAGCTTCCTCCACCAATGCAGCCCACCTTTCCCACCCCTTTGGTACCTCAAGCTGCTGGACCTGCCCAAGCATCATCTACTGGAGCTTCTGCCAGCCCTCAGCCTGGACTAGCTTCTCCCAAGCCTCCACCCAGGAGCCGGTCAACTCATGGACTGCCACCTGAGGCCACTCCTCCCTCTACTCCGGCTACAGCATCTCAG gccaaaaacatgaaTGGCGTCCAAAATGAAGCACAATGGAAACCAGACCCCTTTGATTTGCTTTACACCCAGTCTCTGCTCCAGAACCTATCGTCATCTACCTCCCTCCCTCGCTCATCATCCTCTTCCACATTTCTCTCCTCTTCCTCCACGTTTTCTGCCTCCCTCCCTCGCTCATCATCATCCTCCGCCACCttttcctcctcttcctccacGTTATCCAGCTCCCTTTCACTGTTCTCATCCTTGCAAAACCCATCTTCAGCTTCAGATACCAGCAGTGCACAGTGTCTTCTGCCTCCCCCCATCCCCTCCCGCAGCAGGTCTCAAGAGACCCTTCGCTGTTCCCCTAATCCCTTCCTTGCCGATCCCCATCCCAGACCGAGCAGCACCAACCCCTTCACCGGCAACTCTACGTCATCGCCCCAACGATCGCTCACACCTGTTTTTTACATCCAACAGGATGCTGAACCATCCAAACCTGGCCTCAACAGAGCCATGTCTGCCATGGTTCACAGTTCGATTTTACCCCCTTCAGTCTCCAGGCAACAATCCTTAGGTCCCGCTGTGGCACCCGCCCCACCCAAACAGACCCAGAACTGGGTCACCTTTGATGATGATTCAAACTTTCTCCCATCCAGAAAGGCTCCGGCAGCAGGTGCTCCGCTGCCACCCGCCTCCACATCACTTGCCTTCCCACAACCCCCTAGTAGCCTTCCCAGATCTGGCTTTGACACGGACAGCAACTGGGCGTCTCTTTCCAACTCCGCGTTCCCGGCAATTCCCCCTCCTAACCCGAACAGGACTAATACCAGCATCAGGAACGCCCCTTCCAGAAATGAATTCACAGGGAGGTGA
- the synj1 gene encoding synaptojanin-1 isoform X3: MAFSKGYRIYHKLDPPPYSVIVETRNQEECLMFESGAVAVLSAVEKETIKSAYTKMLDAYGILGVLRLNLGDSMLHSLVVVTGCSSVGKIQESEVFRVTGTDFVSLKNDPTDEDRIADVRKILNSGNFYFAWSSTGVSLDLSLNAHRRIREDISDNRFFWNQSLHLHLKHYGVNCDDWLLRLMCGGVEIRTIYAGHKQAKACVISRLSSERAGTRFNVRGTNDDGQVANFVETEQAIFLDDKVSSFIQIRGSIPLFWEQPGLQVGSHRVKLSRGFEANAPAFERHFSALRRLYGKQVIINLLGMKEGEHMLSKAFQSHLKASEHANAVKMLNFDYHQMVKGGKTDKLTTVLKPQISKFLEECGFFSHSTESGIQRCQAGTIRSNCLDCLDRTNSVQAFIALEMLPKQLEDMGLTEKPQLVARFQEVFRTMWSTNGDSISKIYAGTGALDGKAKGGKLKDGARSVTRTIQNNFFDSSKQEAIDVLRLGSTLNSDLADKARALLTTSSLYASPRVLLGMCQNHYKYTRPKKIRVCVGTWNVNGGKQFRSIAFRNHTLNDWLLDAPKKAGHPEFQDSKSNPVDIFAIGFEEMVELNAGNIVSASTTNQKLWAAELQKNISRDQRYVLLASEQLVGVCLFIFIRPQHAPFIRDVAVDTVKTGMGGATGNKGGVAIRMLFHTTSICFVCSHFAAGQSQVKERNDDYNEIARKLSFPMGRLLYSHDYVFWCGDFNYRISLPNEEVKELIKQQNWEALVGGDQLVEQKNAGQVFRGFIEGKLDFAPTYKYDLFSEDYDTSEKCRTPAWTDRVLWKRRKWNFDKTAEEMELNVVGASVNEEDPYPWSPGDLKYYGRAELKTSDHRPVVAIIDMDVLEVDPEARHQVYKEVIAHQGPPDGTILVSLCSSGPDDYFDDALIDDLLDKFANFGEVILIRFVEEKMWVTFLEGYSALAALSLSASTVNGKTIDIRLRSSGWIKSLEEEMSVERICGSIPTSSSSTLLAENSEMGEEFDMEGDVDEEVEDILQQNLQPGVGSEPGVSPTPSPRGSPCPSPTQGEPAPPIRPSRAPPRTAGPPQGSPVEYQPAGAPSYQTLEPKRPPPPRPNIPPARPAPPQRPPPPSGQKSPALARADAAARGQATGSAPGGTPRPIPPRAGVISVPPQARPPPPSHPGAPRPTAEVHPGAPRPTSDNHPGAPRPEPQSKPADLPLGPPPTLPGPMRPQMISPMQPQPISPMQPSVQAQVPPPIQSQLPPPMQPTFPTPLVPQAAGPAQASSTGASASPQPGLASPKPPPRSRSTHGLPPEATPPSTPATASQAKNMNGVQNEAQWKPDPFDLLYTQSLLQNLSSSTSLPRSSSSSTFLSSSSTFSASLPRSSSSSATFSSSSSTLSSSLSLFSSLQNPSSASDTSSAQCLLPPPIPSRSRSQETLRCSPNPFLADPHPRPSSTNPFTGNSTSSPQRSLTPVFYIQQDAEPSKPGLNRAMSAMVHSSILPPSVSRQQSLGPAVAPAPPKQTQNWVTFDDDSNFLPSRKAPAAGAPLPPASTSLAFPQPPSSLPRSGFDTDSNWASLSNSAFPAIPPPNPNRTNTSIRNAPSRNEFTGR, from the exons ATGGCTTTCAGCAAAGGTTATCGTATTTATCATAAACTGGACCCACCTCCATACAGTGTGATTGTGGAAACCAGAAATCAAGAAGAATGCCTGATGTTTGAGTCTGGAGCCGTCGCCGTTCTCT CGGCAGTAGAGAAGGAGACCATCAAATCAGCATACACCAAGATGTTGGATGCGTATGGGATCCTGGGAGTTCTTCGTCTCAACCTTG GGGATTCAATGCTACACAGCCTGGTGGTCGTAACAGGCTGTAGTTCTGTTGGAAAAATCCAAGAATCCGAAGTCTTTCGAGTGACTGGAACAGACTTCGTCTCTCTTAAGAACGACCCCACAGATGAGGACCGGATCGCGGACGTCAGAAAAATCTTAAATTCCGGCAACTTCTATTTTGCATGGTCCTCCACCGGAGTGAGTTTGGACCTTAGCTTGAACGCACACCGTAGAATCCGAGAAGACATATCCGACAACCGCTTTTTCTG GAATCAGTCCCTGCACCTGCATCTCAAACATTACGGAGTGAACTGTGATGATTGGTTGTTGAGGTTGATGTGTGGTGGGGTGGAGATCCGTACTATCTACGCTGGGCACAAGCAGGCCAAAGCTTGCGTAATCTCTCGGCTTAGCTCGGAGAGAGCGGGCACGCGTTTCAACGTCCGGGGGACGAATGACGATGGCCAGGTGGCCAACTTTGTGGAGACTGAACAG GCTATTTTTCTTGACGACAAGGTGTCATCCTTCATTCAGATCCGAGGGTCAATACCTCTGTTCTGGGAGCAGCCGGGTCTTCAG GTTGGTTCTCACCGTGTTAAGCTGTCCCGTGGTTTTGAAGCAAACGCGCCGGCTTTTGAAAG ACATTTCAGTGCTTTGAGGAGGCTGTACGGCAAACAGGTGATCATCAACCTGCTGGGTATGAAGGAGGGTGAGCACATGCTCAGCAAAGCATTCCAG AGTCACCTAAAAGCTTCAGAACACGCCAACGCTGTGAAAATGTTGAACTTCGACTATCATCAAATGGTTAAAGGTGGGAAGACAGACAAGCTCACCACTGTTCTGAAACCTCAGATCAGCAAGTTTCTGGAGGAATGTGGTTTCTTTAGCCATTCAACAGAGTCCGGCATTCAGAG GTGCCAAGCGGGAACCATCCGTTCCAATTGTCTAGACTGCTTGGATAGGACGAACAGCGTCCAGGCCTTCATTGCACTGGAG ATGCTTCCAAAACAGTTGGAAGACATGGGACTGACTGAGAAGCCTCAGTTGGTGGCACGGTTTCAGGAGGTCTTCCGAACCATGTGGTCCACCAATGGAGACTCCATCAGCAAGATCTACGCAGGCACCGGTGCTCTGGATGGCAAGGCTAAG GGTGGAAAGCTGAAAGACGGTGCTCGTTCTGTCACCAGAACCATCCAGAACAACTTCTTTGACAGCTCTAAGCAGGAAGCCATTGACGTACTGAGACTGGGCAGCACCCTTAACAGTGACCTTGCAGATAAAGCACGAGCCCTTCTCACAACCAGCAGCCTGTATG CTTCTCCTAGGGTGCTGTTGGGTATGTGTCAGAACCACTACAAATACACCCGACCCAAGAAGATCAGAGTGTGCGTGGGCACTTGGAACGTAAATGGTGGCAAGCAGTTTCGTAGCATTGCGTTTCGTAACCACACCCTCAATGACTGGCTTCTGGACGCCCCTAAAAAAGCTGGTCACCCAGAATTTCAAG ATAGCAAATCTAACCCCGTGGACATATTCGCTATCGGCTTTGAGGAAATGGTGGAGCTGAATGCAGGCAATATTGTCAGCGCAAG CACCACCAATCAAAAGCTGTGGGCCGCTGAGCTACAGAAGAACATCTCACGGGATCAGAGATATGTGCTGCTGGCCTCAGAGCAGCTGGTGGGTGTGTGTCTGTTCATCTTCATACGCCCTCAGCATGCACCTTTCATCAG GGATGTTGCGGTTGATACTGTAAAGACCGGAATGGGCGGTGCCACTGGTAATAAAGGGGGTGTGGCCATCCGGATGCTCTTCCACACCACCAGCATCTGCTTCGTGTGCTCGCACTTTGCTGCTGGCCAATCACAGGTCAAGGAGAGGAATGATGACTACAACGAGATTGCACGCAAGCTCTCCTTCCCCATG gGTCGTCTGCTGTACTCCCATGATTACGTATTCTGGTGTGGAGATTTTAACTACCGGATAAGTCTGCCCAATGAAGAGGTAAAGGAGCTGATTAAACAGCAGAATTGGGAAGCTCTGGTCGGTGGAGATCAATTGGTGGAGCAGAAGAATGCTGGACAG GTGTTTAGGGGTTTCATTGAAGGAAAGCTAGATTTTGCTCCCACCTACAAATATGACCTGTTTTCTGAGGACTACGACACCAGTGAGAAGTGCCGCACACCTGCCTGGACCGACCGTGTGCTTTGGAAGAGAAGAAAGTGGAACTTTGATAAAACCG CAGAAGAGATGGAGTTGAATGTAGTCGGAGCTTCAGTGAATGAGGAAGATCCGTACCCATGGAGCCCTGGAGATCTAAAGTACTATGGTAGAGCAGAGCTAAAGACCTCTGATCACAG GCCTGTGGTGGCCATCATAGACATGGATGTGCTAGAGGTGGATCCAGAGGCCAGACATCAGGTGTATAAGGAAGTGATCGCCCATCAGGGTCCACCTGATGGCACTATCCTTGTCTCTCTCTGCTCATCTGGTCCCGATGACTATTTCGATGATGCTTTGATTGACGACCTGCTGGACAAGTTTGCCAACTTCGGGGAGGTCATTCTTATCAG GTTTGTTGAGGAGAAAATGTGGGTGACGTTTTTGGAGGGCTACTCTGCGCTGGCTGCTCTGTCTTTGAGCGCCTCTACT GTAAATGGAAAGACCATAGACATCCGTCTGAGGAGTTCTGGTTGGATAAAGAGTCTTGAAGAGGAAATGAGTGTGGAGAGAATCTGTGGCAGTATTCCGACATCCAGCAGCTCTACCCTGCTAGCGGAAAACTCTGAGATGGGAGAGGAGTTTGACATGGAAG GTGACGTGGACGAGGAGGTTGAAGATATCTTACAACAGAACCTACAGCCTGGAGTGGGCAGTGAGCCGGGTGTGTCCCCCACCCCATCCCCTCGCGGCAGCCCTTGCCCCTCTCCCACCCAAGGAGAGCCTGCTCCTCCAATCCGGCCCAGCAGAGCCCCTCCACGCACAGCCGGACCACCACAGG GTTCTCCTGTTGAATATCAGCCGGCTGGAGCGCCTTCATATCAGACACTGGAGCCAAAACGCCCACCTCCACCTCGCCCTAATATCCCACCAGCCCGACCTGCACCCCCACAACGACCACCACCACCCTCAG GACAAAAAAGTCCAGCGTTAGCACGTGCAGATGCTGCTG CTCGAGGTCAAGCCACTGGATCAGCACCTGGTGGTACCCCAAGGCCG ATCCCACCCAGAGCAGGAGTCATCAGTGTTCCTCCTCAAGCCAGACCTCCGCCTCCTTCTCATCCTGGAGCCCCCAGACCCACAGCAGAGGTGCATCCTGGAGCCCCTCGTCCCACATCTGATAATCACCCTGGAGCACCAAGGCCCGAACCCCAGAGCAAACCAGCTGATCTGCCTCTGG GTCCTCCCCCGACACTGCCAGGTCCCATGAGACCTCAGATGATATCACCCATGCAACCTCAGCCCATCTCTCCAATGCAGCCATCGGTTCAAGCCCAGGTGCCCCCACCCATTCAATCCCAGCTTCCTCCACCAATGCAGCCCACCTTTCCCACCCCTTTGGTACCTCAAGCTGCTGGACCTGCCCAAGCATCATCTACTGGAGCTTCTGCCAGCCCTCAGCCTGGACTAGCTTCTCCCAAGCCTCCACCCAGGAGCCGGTCAACTCATGGACTGCCACCTGAGGCCACTCCTCCCTCTACTCCGGCTACAGCATCTCAG gccaaaaacatgaaTGGCGTCCAAAATGAAGCACAATGGAAACCAGACCCCTTTGATTTGCTTTACACCCAGTCTCTGCTCCAGAACCTATCGTCATCTACCTCCCTCCCTCGCTCATCATCCTCTTCCACATTTCTCTCCTCTTCCTCCACGTTTTCTGCCTCCCTCCCTCGCTCATCATCATCCTCCGCCACCttttcctcctcttcctccacGTTATCCAGCTCCCTTTCACTGTTCTCATCCTTGCAAAACCCATCTTCAGCTTCAGATACCAGCAGTGCACAGTGTCTTCTGCCTCCCCCCATCCCCTCCCGCAGCAGGTCTCAAGAGACCCTTCGCTGTTCCCCTAATCCCTTCCTTGCCGATCCCCATCCCAGACCGAGCAGCACCAACCCCTTCACCGGCAACTCTACGTCATCGCCCCAACGATCGCTCACACCTGTTTTTTACATCCAACAGGATGCTGAACCATCCAAACCTGGCCTCAACAGAGCCATGTCTGCCATGGTTCACAGTTCGATTTTACCCCCTTCAGTCTCCAGGCAACAATCCTTAGGTCCCGCTGTGGCACCCGCCCCACCCAAACAGACCCAGAACTGGGTCACCTTTGATGATGATTCAAACTTTCTCCCATCCAGAAAGGCTCCGGCAGCAGGTGCTCCGCTGCCACCCGCCTCCACATCACTTGCCTTCCCACAACCCCCTAGTAGCCTTCCCAGATCTGGCTTTGACACGGACAGCAACTGGGCGTCTCTTTCCAACTCCGCGTTCCCGGCAATTCCCCCTCCTAACCCGAACAGGACTAATACCAGCATCAGGAACGCCCCTTCCAGAAATGAATTCACAGGGAGGTGA